The proteins below are encoded in one region of Rhododendron vialii isolate Sample 1 chromosome 7a, ASM3025357v1:
- the LOC131331825 gene encoding probable WRKY transcription factor 12, which produces MEGERGSALPNYDIAVSFAAAPHTIQELGFVHFDDQNQVMGFLSAPQQTSCQMSQPLSGGGGTTTNTNHHHSRNGGGSDSAVGFVGHTELNSRPAAWNNDQVGQIDPKTVNDENCSGNANDASTSWWRSSSSSGCGEKGKVKVRRKLREPRFCFQTRSEVDVLDDGYKWRKYGQKVVKNSLHPRSYYRCTHSNCRVKKRVERLSEDCRMVITTYEGRHNHTPSEDSNSSEHECFSSF; this is translated from the exons atggaaggagagagaggatcaGCGTTGCCGAACTACGACATAGCTGTATCGTTCGCGGCGGCTCCGCACACAATCCAGGAATTGGGATTTGTTCATTTCGATGATCAGAATCAGGTCATGGGCTTCTTGTCCGCTCCACAGCAAACAAGTTGCCAGATGTCTCAGCCGCTTAGCGGCGGCGGCGgaaccaccaccaacaccaacCACCACCATAGCAGAAACGGCGGCGGTAGCGATTCCGCCGTGGGGTTTGTTGGCCATACCGAACTCAATAGCAGACCCGCCGCTTGGAATAACGATCAG GTGGGACAAATAGATCCAAAGACCGTTAATGATGAGAATTGCAGCGGTAATGCAAATGATGCCAGCACTTCatg GTGGAGGAGCTCATCATCCTCAGGGTGTGGAGAGAAGGGAAAGGTAAAAGTGAGGAGAAAACTAAGGGAGCCAAGGTTTTGTTTCCAAACAAGAAGTGAAGTGGATGTGCTTGATGATGGCTACAAATGGAGGAAATATGGCCAGAAAGTTGTCAAGAATAGCCTTCATCCTAG GAGCTATTATCGGTGTACGCATAGTAATTGTCGAGTGAAGAAGAGAGTCGAACGATTATCAGAAGATTGTCGAATGGTGATAACAACATATGAAGGCAGGCACAACCACACCCCAAGCGAAGACTCGAATTCTTCGGAACACGAATGCTTTTCATCGTTCTAG